A stretch of DNA from Danio rerio strain Tuebingen ecotype United States chromosome 10, GRCz12tu, whole genome shotgun sequence:
aaccggagcacccggaggaaacccattcgaacgcagggagaacatgcagactccacacagaaatgccaactgacccagctgaggctagaaccagcgaccttcttgctctgaggtgacagcattacctactgtgccCTTGCTTCGCCCAACCTTCATTCATTTACTATTAAATGATTTACTTTCGatttccatagcaggaaaaaaatgtttactatggcaaatgtaaagtaaatgggtgccggctggaagggcataaaacaGGATagaatatttggtggttcattccgttgtgtcGATCActgatatcttcttttgtgttaacaggagaaataaactcaaatagattttaaatatgtaaatagtgAGAAGATAACAGCTTAAagttgcagtaggtgatctgcctaaatgctaaccggttagcataatagctttcaAATACAATGCcttccctgccgtccaaagccccACCTCCTGAAACACAAACGCGCATTTGAAAGATGAAAGAGACCCActagatcaggggtgggcaaggagggccggtgtcctgcaaagtttagctccaaccctaatcaaacacacctgcttatagatttcttgtgatcttaaagacactgattagcatgttcaggtgtgtttgactagtgttggaacaaaactctgcagggacaccggccctcgaggatcaagtttgcccatccctgcactAGATCATTTCATTCACCAGTCAGAAACttcatagtactttataatactgaaactctgaatgaaaaactgtattatatccagcattttttcagttgtgtagcaagcaaaacttcataatacaatatttcatgcacGCAAGGACCATTGCTCTCACTCTCTCACGTGctgtcctaaagcgactactgtatgcttagtggttgaccggcggcgtgcaggaatacacttattactaagccatacttacatgctattttttAGAGCGAATATTTAGAGTAGCATGTTAAACAGTATAGGGAGAGCGTCACAGGTTGACATTGTTCACAAATGaaacaatgtaaatataaaaccaacttcagctcagtaaagcaggctaggcagaaaaGCGCTATTTGCTGAGGTTTTGTTGTTCAACTATATAATTCTAAAGACACTCACCCACTGCAcctttcattttcagttttggttgaactatccctttaattagttTATTGTCATTAGAAGCACCCACAGAGCTTCGCACTCTTAACAGGATAGTGATATCTATCTGATTTCCCCTTGCTTGTAAATCTGGCCCAAAACCTCTTAAAATAGCCCCAAAATAGCCACCTGTCTGTGAAAATGGTCATGCAGATCTCGTTTCTGATCCTGCGCACGCAACATGTCCATGACCTTCCTGTTCTCAGGGGTGCAGGTGGGACACTCTGCCTCACTCTCAGCGAAGCTCTCTAAGCAGTGTTGATGGAAAGAGTGGCCACACAGGAAGTGCACAGACGGCAGCTCGAGCGGGCTGTTGCACATGCTGCACTTGGTCTTCTGAAAGATCTTTGCACTAGAAGAACAATGCACATTTTAACTATACATTCACAGTGCACTCCCagtcttgattctgattggttggttgCGTCCTCCATTTGCTTACCAAGTTTTAAGTTCTTGTATCTCAGACCGTAAATGAGCCGTCTCTTCTCTATACTGGCGAATCTTCCTTTCGTCTTCCTCAATCTGCTGGGTCTCCCTCTCCAGTTTATTAATCAGGTAGTCTTTGATGACTGATAAAGATGCTGTGGAATTATGGGCCAAAGTCTGCACCACTGCAAGACACACAATCGAATAAGGTCTAAATTGTGCTGAAGCAAATATGGAAAACACAATTATGTAATGTAAAGTTCATCTGCCggtattcaataattcaatatatatcttgaaaatgaacatgcacaatattgatttTGTGggcactttaaaatacagtgaatatattttttattatttaaacttattgggccctatcatacacccccggcgcagtgtggcgcaaggtgcggcgcaatagtcttttggtaatttcagcttggtgcaagagtcgttttgaggcgttgctctacgctgtttaaatagcaaatgcattagcgctcagatgtgcgcccataggcgttctggtctaaaaaggaaggcgttcagaggcggaccgctggcacgttgctattttgagtaaataaaatagatttttcattagaccaaaacaaacccggtctaaactccggcgcaaagttgcgcctcgcttacgcactgcttaataaacacaagagagcaataggcaaatatctttacatatgaaaaaaattaaatattaaggatatatataggatataataagaatagatatagaatataaatataaaggattaaaatattacaaaacatattattttctagcctacataagtatgaaaaatcactgcttttatgtcttcttcatctcaggaggcttttttagttcattcataacaatttgcttttgtataatgttattactcATAACTCATacttataactcattaagaaaataaactcaacccttttagaccatgcgccttggtgcaaagcaggttttcccgtccttaaattagcaaaaacacgttctgacacgccctgaaagcatttgcgccctgcgttttgtgctctgcgcatggaccgtcaaaatagagcccttagagtGCGTTTGAAGAATATTCACACTGTTAGCTCTTGTGAATTTGTGCTGTTGTATTACTGTATTTAGCACTTTGGTTTATGAGAAAAGCACctcatttataaaatgtatttttattaatattagtagtagttgcTTAAAGACGTAATAGgcgatttatttttaaacattaacattttacgtTTTAATCTGGCCTACGACTACTTATAGGCCTTTTGTTTGTTAACTCTGTACTAGTGATGCACGGATGGCGGTTATATCCGTGAGCGCTGCTCATAATCCTCGGGTCGGGCGGGCCgggtaataaataaaaatacattatgaataATTGTGggtgggttgcgggtggaagtagcgggacatggcagtggaccaacaaaaaagcagagagtgggttttgcagaatgggaagatgTGACGATtaaaataatggatgaagtgcaTGAGTAGCCTACAGTTCAAAGTTTCAGTTAGCAGGAAAATCTGCTATCGTTCAGGGAGAAACAAGATCGCCTAATTCCATGACTGCAGCGCCTTGCGAGGACAATCTTGTTCAATCCTACAACAAGCGGTGAGTGCGAACACTCATTCAGTGCAGCTGGCTGCGTTTTGGAGGCAAGGCCGAATTGCTCGAATCTAGGCACTGTAGATGCTATTCTGTTTTTGCACATTGCGAAAAAAGGGCCAAGTAAATATAAGATAGCTGCCGTTTAGGCTGAAGTGGCACCCTTTTTGTTATCTTGTTCCTTtatctgtaaaagctaaaatgtctttattttactTTCTGAATCTACTTGAAAATTAAGAAAATGTTGTTAAAAGACAAACTTTTgattttataaatgttaatttaaaaacgtttaagattattatttaacatattattttactatcagaaATGCGCTGATTAAAGatcactgaatctgctgttaatatctACGGTGACTTATCATCATtcctaaaacaaagaattaaattattaagtgACGATTGGGTGCGGGTTGGgtgcgtatatatatattagataaaaAATATGTGTGGGCGGGTGGTGGGTGGATGATTAGTATGAAGCCGCGGAATCGGGTGTCATTTCAGCTAATCCGCACATCTCTACTTTGTACAGTAAGGCACCatttgttaacatcagttaagTTCACTAAAGGTAAAGTGATTAAAACtacaacagcatttattaatcttaggtgATATTAATTGCTTAATGCctattaatgcattaataataattgtttattaaatggatttaATAATGATACAATTCAGTTCTTATAGCtacttttaatgcattatttgatgtttactaatgagactaggcctgtcacaatatctattttttgttgtgtgGTATAaatcaccaaaatatattacgataaacaatattattgtcattttaagatcattttatgccaataattatataatgccagaatgacaacaTAATATCACCACAATGCAAGAACattcttccaaagaacacatcatattttattcttaaggaTATTTCAtctaattatagtcattttaacaatttaatagttacgcGTTAGAATCAGAATGTAAAAACGCatatcttaaataaaaataataatacatgttaacaaaaatgtaaaaagtaacagaggcttcAATATATGGTTCCAgattattttcagttgtcaggcaccctcatgaaaatatactaaagtaatttagagtactaaatactgtagtgtttttttttaaccatactgacaccacCAATaaagatagagatgttgcacaatcagctcaTATGTTACTAGAATTAGTTTTAATGTTTGGGCGATATACccccactggccactttattaggtacacttcactagtatcgggttggacccccttttgccttgagaactgccttaatccttcatagcatagattcaacaaggaactgggaatattcctcagagattttgctccatattgacatgatagcatcatgcagttgctgctgatttgttggcctcacatccatgatgccaatctcctgttccaccacatcccaaaggtgctctattgaatttagatttggtgactgtggacgccatttgagtagagtgaactcattgtcttgttcaagaaaccagtctgagatgattcgcgctttatgacatggtgcattatcctgctagaagtagccatcagaatataggtacactgtggtcataaagggatggacatggtcagcaacaatactcaggtttcTTGTGCAAAGAAAAttttccccacaccattacaacaccaccagcagccagatatgttgatacaaagcaggatggatccatgctttcaggttgttgacactaaattctgactctaccatctgaatatcggagtagaaatcgagactcattagaccaggcaacgcttttccaatcttctattgtctaatttttgtGAGCATGTGCAAATtggagcctcagtttcctgttcttagctgacaggagtggcacccaatgTAGTCCTCTGCTGCTGTggtccatccgcctcaaggtttgacatgttgtatgttcagagatgctcttctgcatacctcagttgtaacaagtgtttatttgaattactgttgcctttctatcagctcaaaccagtctggccattctcatctgacctcaggcatcaacaaggcactTGAGcacacagaactgcagctcacttttctctttttcggatcatTACACTAGAGATGGTTattgcatgaaaatcccagtagatcagcactttctgaaatactcccatctggcaccaacaaccatgccatgttcaaagttacttaaatcacctttcgtttgagctgcagcagatagTCTTGACCATTAGTTGCCGCCATGttactggctgattagaaatttgtgttaaagagcagttggataggtgtacctaataaagtggccagtgagtgtatattgaaTTACCAAAAATGATGGAGGttatgtccatgtgttgtgcgataagtccatatattgattattgttctgtattttgtcatctttttaacaatttaatgtgttgaaaacatttgtttactctTACTTTGTTACTCTTACCTTGTTATACCTGTTAAAGTAATCTTTTTTGCAGCTTAATAACACTGTATACTGTGATAAAATGTCAGCAACAGAAAATCTGATACGGGCAGAAGCCCAAGTTCATTCAGAGGTTGGAAAATTCATCAACATGACCACTAAACAAAAGGCGTTAAAAGTAACTCTTAAGTTTAGATGTGTGAAAACACCGGCCATGTCACCTAACTTGTTTGGCCTTTGTCTGACTTCTCACTCACCCAGAAGCGGAGGCATCAGGTTATTGTCGTCGATGTGCTTCAAGACTTCACTAATGTAGGACTTGCAGTTTTCTTCTTTGCGTGCGAAATAGCCCAGTGCCTGCTCCCACAAGCACACTTCGCTGTCCCCATAGCGCTTACAGGCCTCCACCACTTTCCCATACTCCTCATTCTGCATGTGGTAATGCATGATCTGCTGATACCTGCGGTAAGTATTTTGTATCATTAGTGTGTGTGCAGCTGTTTGTAACTTGACTAAATGTGTGTTACTTTTAGTTATGTTAGCTCATGCTGCTTGCTATTGGAAActagtttttgttttcaaaatgtaataattttcatAAATAACATTGTGATGTTTCAGGAGTCATGCCGGGTACATTCAAAACACTTTGTGTGAGAATGAGAAAGCTCGCTCACAGTTTGCCCTTTTCATACAAATACAGCACTCCTTCTTTAAAGTTGTGCATCTGGCAGAGCACGAGGGCCTTGTCAAACACAGTGTTGTCGCTCCTCAGAAGGGAGAGTGCTGCCTCCTGCAGGACTTTTTTCTTCTGTAagacacagacagagagacagaaggGTTCACTGTAGGCTTTTAAAGCAAGCTAGTCAGCAATCAATCCAaactgccttttttattttagagattCACTTATTCTGGGTGCATCTTAACATTTTACAATCTGGTTGtacaagttaatgtttaataACATGAACGACTATTTATTAgagtatttattattgttatttaacattagttaatgaaaatactaaTTGTTGTTCATTTTTAGTTTGTGTTAACTCATAGTGTCTTAGCCAATGTTaataagcatgaatttggatttcaATGAtgttttatgattaataaatgctgtactgtaCAAGTATTGATcgtaattagttcatgttagtaaatacattaagtaatgaagcctttttgtaaagtgtgaccaagttcTGTCATTCTTTATAGTCATTTAACTGACTtcatatatctttatatatcttTACTGACTTTATAATTATATATCTATTATGGCGAAAACTAAATTTAAGCACACatacaatcaatcaaataaatgtGCTATAACGTTTACAACTGATAGATCGATCAAAACTGCAATACTTTAAGGATCCACTGATTTATGACTATTGCTTAATAATTATTTAGATTCcataaaatgaaactaaaatagaaaaacaaCCATAATCAGTCATTTGAACTAATGTTAAGCATCCTAATTATTGTGTGAAAGTAGATTTTTGTTTTGAGATTTGTAGAAATTCTCTTAAAGTCAtcaaaatgttgatattttaccAATATTTTGTGCTTTACTCTTCTTTGCTCTGAATAAATTAAAGAACAGACttattaaaatgtggtaaaattacTTAAATTATACTCGGCATAAAGACCAGTTAATTCCCAACGTAAACACGAAGAAATTTCTAAAATCCTGcagttttaaaacacaaattaaacagGTCTTAAAGAAAGGTCACAAATGTGGTTAAATTTATCTTTATCTACAtgtatctgtgttttttttttgttttgttttaaggctTTTGTGAttgtatatagtttaaaaaagcacaattaaaaggtttaccacaaaaaaaaaattgaaatctgCAGAGTTGCATTTGCAGTCTATAATAGCAAACAATGACAATAACAAAGCATGACAGATGTATATAACATATAAACTTTTACCCCTGGGTCCTGCTCATGTGCCCAGTCCTGCAGTCTGAGCTCTAGCAGAGTGTCATAAACTCCTTCAGGAGAGAACGGGTCCACCTCGATCATGTGCTCCAGAAACAATCGCAGCTCTCGCGGGTTATTGGCAAACACTGGGATGAACTCCTCTGGATTGGCCTGTAAAAAATTTTAATGAAGTAAATGTTGCATTATAAAGCGATGGTTCACACACAAATTAATATTGTCATCAATTACTCATCCTTCACCAGTTTCTgatttacacaaaagaagatatttcgaaatatgctggttgctggcacttATCgtcttccattgtaggaaaaaataatacaatggaagtcaatggggtccagcaaccagcattcttcaaaatatcttcttttttaaaaatttaaaaccaaGAATAAATGATAAGATAATTTTCACTTTTGAAATattgagtgaactaccccttttacCCGATACGAAAATATCAGTTTATTTGAAAGCTttaatgcaaatataaataaataaccttgTTTTCCACAGGCCTGTCCAGACTGTCCCGGTCGGTGGAGTCTTTGCTGGGGTGATAGTCGGTGCAGAGGCGCTTTAAGAGGATGGTGGAGCTCTCGGGAACATGGTGCATAAGAGTTTTACCATAACGCTTCATGTTACTTTCAGCCTGATCAAATGGCAACCTACCGATGTAGCGCAAAGCCTCTTGATAATTCTGATTGGGAGTGGACAGAATGAACAGGTATTGGCTTACAGACTCATTGAAAAGTATTTGTTATGCaacaaaactgcacaaaaaatgcTATTCACCTTCAAATCCTCTAGCTGGATCTTCAGATACCATTCATGGTGCATGTGTCTCTCTGCCAGAAACACGGCGTGACTGTGATAACCAGCCTGGCGTAACACTTTGATGGCAATTTCAACATCAAAATGCACCTCGCTCTCATTGCTCTTTTTAAAACAAGGGATACAGAGTATAAGCATTGTTGGTGGGGAGGGTGTCATTCAAAAAGCCTAAATGCACATTTAAGAGAGAGAGTTTTGAAAAACATAAACAACCATCATAATGCTTGTGAAGGTTTTAATAGATTTATGTTACTCTAGACAAGTGTTTCCCAACCTTGTTcttggaggcacaccaacagtacatattttggatgtctcccttattaGACCCAGTCATTTCAGGTTTttgagtctcttctaatgttctgatgagtttgatttaggtgtgtttgattcggAAGAGGTTGTAAATTTGTACTGTTAATGTGcattcaggaacagggttgggaaactaGCCCTAGACCACAAAACCAAATGTTGCACGggtgtatttttggctattgtaAGGGTCataatgatcttttttttttaatataaagctCATCTTCCATgaatatattttctaaatttcCTAGTGTAACTacaaaactcaatttttgattagtaatatgcattgcagAGAGCTTATGGACATGTTTAAGGCTATTTTCTCTGTATTTTGATTGTTTGAActctagattttattttaaacagattttcaaatgttttcaatccaaataatGTCCGatcctagaaaaaaaaacatatatcaatggaaaacttatttattcagctttgagATAACatataaatctcaatttaaaaaaaaaaacattaattaaaaagaaaatgtatgattgGTTTTGTAGTACAGGGTCCCATCTTAGATATTGTACTGGTTTTAGTGAAAACTTTGGGTTTGTACCTGTAATTCTTTTTTTGCCTTCTATTCGTGTTatgttaaaaatcattaaatcCTAATGAAATATGCTCCAAAACACACTGTAAACCATACATGTTCtggttttattgtttaaaatgtgatgGTTTATGTTTATTCTCAGCAGACCTTTATGAACTCCTCCAGCTTGGAGCTGTCCTTCAGTTTGGTGTAGCAGTTGAGCAGTAGTGTAGTGTGATCAGCGTTGGCCAGTGACTGCCTGTGAAGGGCCTGCAGGTATGCGGTTAGGTTGTGTATTCTCTGTGCATCCAAAAACTTGCGGATAACATAGGATGGTTCGAGCTTCCCAATGGTGCTAAAAAAACACAGAAGGT
This window harbors:
- the vps11 gene encoding vacuolar protein sorting-associated protein 11 homolog (The RefSeq protein has 2 substitutions compared to this genomic sequence), with the translated sequence MAAFSQWRRFVFFDKETVKDPSENGKNFQLPMGISACDSGRGHIVLGDMDGQIWFLTRSLQLSSFQAYKLRVTHLYQLKQHNILVSVGQDEPGINPLVKVWNLDKRDSGSPLCTRIFPAIPGNKPTEVSCLSVHENLNFMAIGFTDGSVVLTKGDITRDRHSKTLSLHEGNCPITGLAFRQAGKVTHLFVATLEKVQCYTLSVKEYPRVELDTHGCALRCSALTDPSQDSQFIVAGDDCVYLYQPDERGPCFAFDGHKLLTHWHRGYLLLLTHSNKSPSKSDYGSRQTSPTEKHILTIYDLDNKFIAYSAVFDDVIDVLAEWGSFYVLTSDRTVYMLQEKDTQTKLEMLFKKNLFVMAINLAKSQHLDNDGLSEIFRQYGDHLYVKGDHDGAIQQYIRTIGKLEPSYVIRKFLDAQRIHNLTAYLQALHRQSLANADHTTLLLNCYTKLKDSSKLEEFIKSNESEVHFDVEIAIKVLRQAGYHSHAVFLAERHMHHEWYLKIQLEDLKNYQEALRYIGRLPFDQAESNMKRYGKTLMHHVPESSTILLKRLCTDYHPSKDSTDRDSLDRPVENKANPEEFIPVFANNPRELRLFLEHMIEVDPFSPEGVYDTLLELRLQDWAHEQDPGKKKVLQEAALSLLRSDNTVFDKALVLCQMHNFKEGVLYLYEKGKLYQQIMHYHMQNEEYGKVVEACKRYGDSEVCLWEQALGYFARKEENCKSYISEVLKHIDDNNLMPPLLVVQTLAHNSTASLSVIKDYLINKLERETQQIEEDERKIRQYREETAHLRSEIQELKTCAKIFQKTKCSMCNSPLELPSVHFLCGHSFHQHCLESFAESEAECPTCTPENRKVMDMLRAQDQKRDLHDHFHRQLRCSNDGFSVIADYFGRGVFNKLTLITDPPGGKGGAGNLEAEFNRDLLINTKRNV
- the vps11 gene encoding vacuolar protein sorting-associated protein 11 homolog isoform X1: MAAFLQWRRFVFFDKETVKDPSENGKNFQLPMGISACDSGRGHIVLGDMDGQIWFLTRSLQLSSFQAYKLRVTHLYQLKQHNILVSVGQDEPGINPLVKVWNLDKRDSGSPLCTRIFPAIPGNKPTEVSCLSVHENLNFMAIGFTDGSVVLTKGDITRDRHSKTLSLHEGNCPITGLAFRQAGKITHLFVATLEKVQCYTLSVKEYPRVELDTHGCALRCSALTDPSQDSQFIVAGDDCVYLYQPDERGPCFAFDGHKLLTHWHRGYLLLLTHSNKSPSKSDYGSRQTSPTEKHILTIYDLDNKFIAYSAVFDDVIDVLAEWGSFYVLTSDRTVYMLQEKDTQTKLEMLFKKNLFVMAINLAKSQHLDNDGLSEIFRQYGDHLYVKGDHDGAIQQYIRTIGKLEPSYVIRKFLDAQRIHNLTAYLQALHRQSLANADHTTLLLNCYTKLKDSSKLEEFIKSNESEVHFDVEIAIKVLRQAGYHSHAVFLAERHMHHEWYLKIQLEDLKNYQEALRYIGRLPFDQAESNMKRYGKTLMHHVPESSTILLKRLCTDYHPSKDSTDRDSLDRPVENKANPEEFIPVFANNPRELRLFLEHMIEVDPFSPEGVYDTLLELRLQDWAHEQDPGKKKVLQEAALSLLRSDNTVFDKALVLCQMHNFKEGVLYLYEKGKLYQQIMHYHMQNEEYGKVVEACKRYGDSEVCLWEQALGYFARKEENCKSYISEVLKHIDDNNLMPPLLVVQTLAHNSTASLSVIKDYLINKLERETQQIEEDERKIRQYREETAHLRSEIQELKTCAKIFQKTKCSMCNSPLELPSVHFLCGHSFHQHCLESFAESEAECPTCTPENRKVMDMLRAQDQKRDLHDHFHRQLRCSNDGFSVIADYFGRGVFNKLTLITDPPGGKGGAGNLEAEFNRDLLINTKRNV